A region from the Lolium perenne isolate Kyuss_39 chromosome 4, Kyuss_2.0, whole genome shotgun sequence genome encodes:
- the LOC127348655 gene encoding uncharacterized protein At5g01610-like — protein MEKNQLLLVLLVVAASFTASSAARNKISSTRATPTVYEMLANYDFPPGILPEGVQNYTLNADGSFDVFLPSACEIDVSSFKLQYESTIHGSIKNMVIDELQGVSVNVAVTRVGITGVDRDGDDLKFDAGVISKSFPVGTFAVSPYCSS, from the coding sequence ATGGAGAAGAACcagctcctcctcgtcctcctggttGTGGCCGCCTCCTTCACGGCCTCTTCTGCTGCTCGCAACAAGATCAGCAGCACCAGGGCCACTCCAACGGTATACGAGATGCTGGCGAACTACGACTTCCCGCCGGGCATCCTCCCGGAGGGAGTGCAGAACTACACCCTCAACGCAGACGGCTCCTTCGACGTGTTCCTCCCCAGCGCGTGCGAGATCGACGTCTCCAGCTTCAAGCTCCAGTACGAGAGCACCATACACGGGAGCATCAAGAACATGGTGATCGACGAGCTGCAGGGGGTGAGCGTGAACGTCGCGGTAACACGGGTGGGCATCACGGGCGTTGACCGGGACGGCGACGACCTCAAGTTCGACGCCGGCGTGATATCCAAGTCGTTCCCCGTCGGCACCTTCGCCGTCAGTCCCTACTGCAGCTCATGA
- the LOC127348657 gene encoding uncharacterized protein produces the protein MAKNHLILLLVAVATSFVASSAALTRSNSNAAPTVYEMLEKYNFPPGILPDSVQNYTINEGGSFDVTLAGECQIDVRGFTLRYQSKIQGNIQPMVINGLEGISVSLGINHVGINSVERDGDQLKFSAGLISKSFPVGSFAKSPRCNPGPGSP, from the coding sequence ATGGCCAAGAACCACCTCATCCTCCTCCTTGTCGCTGTTGCTACCTCCTTCGTGGCCTCTTCTGCCGCCCTCACTAGGAGCAACTCCAACGCTGCTCCAACGGTATATGAGATGCTGGAGAAGTACAACTTCCCTCCAGGAATCCTCCCCGATAGTGTACAGAACTATACCATCAACGAAGGCGGCTCCTTCGATGTGACCCTCGCAGGCGAGTGCCAGATCGACGTCCGCGGCTTCACGCTTCGGTACCAAAGCAAAATACAGGGAAACATCCAGCCCATGGTGATCAACGGGCTGGAAGGGATTAGCGTCAGCCTTGGAATCAACCATGTGGGCATCAACTCTGTTGAAAGGGACGGCGATCAGCTCAAGTTTAGCGCAGGCCTGATATCCAAGTCGTTCCCGGTTGGCAGCTTCGCCAAGAGCCCACGCTGCAACCCGGGCCCCGGATCCCCTTAG